The following are from one region of the Segatella oris genome:
- the rpsI gene encoding 30S ribosomal protein S9, with product MEVLNAIGRRKSAVARVYLSEGTGKIIINKKDLTEFFPSAILQYVVKQPLMLLEAEGKYDIKANLDGGGFTGQSQALRLAIARALVKVNAEDKKALKDAGFLTRDSRAVERKKPGQPKARRRFQFSKR from the coding sequence ATGGAAGTATTAAATGCAATTGGTCGCCGCAAGAGCGCTGTCGCTCGTGTTTACCTTTCTGAAGGAACCGGTAAGATCATTATCAATAAGAAAGATTTAACTGAATTCTTCCCGTCAGCTATTCTGCAGTACGTGGTTAAGCAGCCACTGATGTTGCTCGAAGCTGAAGGTAAGTATGACATCAAGGCAAACCTCGACGGTGGTGGTTTCACTGGTCAGAGCCAGGCACTCCGCCTTGCTATCGCCCGTGCTCTCGTCAAGGTGAACGCTGAAGACAAGAAAGCTTTGAAGGATGCAGGCTTCCTTACCCGCGACAGTCGTGCTGTTGAGCGTAAGAAACCAGGTCAGCCTAAGGCTCGTCGTCGCTTCCAGTTCAGTAAGCGTTAA
- a CDS encoding DUF6108 family protein, with protein MKHRIFLTICLALLSFVARAQQGLNVNALFTGKVVPREEMVEVRVKGRAISKYGLQFYHSVRFNANEQQRKTVDELVERDRKMATDIKQTNRKGATTLIMAFPKQHGLYRYLCYLTLTKGHLTMVTVVYMEGNVASIAELGKLVN; from the coding sequence ATGAAACATCGTATTTTCTTGACGATATGCTTGGCGTTGCTTTCCTTTGTGGCTCGCGCTCAACAGGGATTGAACGTGAATGCGCTCTTCACGGGTAAGGTGGTGCCACGCGAAGAAATGGTGGAGGTTCGTGTAAAAGGGCGTGCCATCAGTAAATATGGACTTCAATTCTATCACAGTGTGCGTTTCAATGCCAATGAACAGCAACGTAAGACCGTTGATGAACTGGTGGAACGCGACCGTAAAATGGCCACGGATATAAAACAGACTAACCGAAAAGGTGCGACAACACTCATCATGGCTTTCCCCAAACAGCATGGTCTTTATCGCTATCTGTGCTATCTCACATTGACGAAAGGCCATTTAACGATGGTTACTGTGGTCTATATGGAGGGAAATGTGGCAAGCATTGCCGAATTAGGAAAATTAGTAAATTAA
- a CDS encoding RNA polymerase sigma factor: MTIEEYKEEVERNRPRMLTIARGYLKDGDEAEDVVQDVLLKLWQLLDSLHLPMGPLASVLVKNRCVDLIRRRQPMVDVPENMAECEPMRDERYIQVMRIIDTLPTLQQTVMRLRHIEGMEMRDIASLTGSSEVAVRKTLSRARQAIKLQFLKQQHDE, encoded by the coding sequence ATGACCATCGAAGAATATAAAGAAGAGGTGGAGCGCAACCGACCACGCATGCTTACCATTGCCCGAGGCTATCTGAAGGATGGTGATGAGGCTGAGGATGTCGTGCAGGATGTGCTGCTCAAGCTTTGGCAATTGCTCGATTCGCTGCACTTACCCATGGGACCTCTGGCTTCAGTATTGGTGAAAAATCGTTGTGTTGACCTCATTCGGCGCCGACAGCCAATGGTTGATGTGCCCGAGAATATGGCAGAATGTGAGCCGATGCGCGATGAACGCTATATACAGGTGATGCGGATTATCGACACATTGCCTACATTGCAGCAGACAGTGATGCGTTTACGTCATATCGAAGGAATGGAAATGCGAGATATTGCCTCGCTTACAGGAAGCTCGGAAGTGGCAGTAAGGAAGACGTTGAGCCGTGCCCGACAAGCGATTAAACTACAATTCTTAAAGCAACAGCATGATGAATAA
- the rplM gene encoding 50S ribosomal protein L13, with amino-acid sequence MNTLSYKTISVNKETAKKEWVVVDASDQIVGRLCSKVAKLLRGKYKPNFTPHVDCGDNVIIINASKVVFTGKKETDKVYTRYTGYPGGQRFNTPAELRTRANGVDKIIRHAVKGMLPKGRLGRALLDNLYVFDGAEHNKEAQKPKSIDINQYK; translated from the coding sequence ATGAACACTTTAAGTTACAAGACTATTTCCGTAAACAAGGAAACAGCTAAGAAAGAGTGGGTGGTAGTAGATGCCAGCGATCAGATTGTAGGTCGTCTTTGCTCTAAAGTAGCTAAGCTGCTTCGCGGAAAGTACAAGCCAAACTTCACTCCCCACGTAGACTGTGGAGACAATGTAATCATTATCAATGCCTCAAAGGTGGTCTTCACAGGTAAAAAGGAGACTGATAAGGTTTACACACGTTATACTGGTTATCCTGGCGGTCAGCGCTTCAATACTCCTGCCGAGCTTCGTACTCGTGCCAATGGTGTTGACAAAATCATTCGTCATGCAGTCAAAGGAATGCTTCCAAAGGGCCGTCTTGGTCGTGCTTTGTTGGATAACCTTTATGTATTCGATGGCGCAGAGCACAACAAGGAGGCTCAGAAGCCAAAGTCAATCGATATTAACCAGTATAAATAA
- the rpsB gene encoding 30S ribosomal protein S2, with translation MSRTNFDQLLQAGCHFGHLKRKWNPAMAPYIFMERNGIHIIDLNKTVAKIDEAAEALKAIAKSGKKILFVATKKQAKDIVADKAASVNMPYVNERWAGGMLTNFPTIRKAVKKMTNIDKLMNDGTFSNLSKRELLQVTRQRAKLEKNLGSIADLTRLPSALFVIDVMKEHIAVKEANRLGIPVFGIVDTNSDPKNIDFVIPANDDAKDSVETILTAVCGAIAEGLEERKAEKADEKAAAEQAEEVAETKKRTRKARKEEEAPTAEAEAEKAE, from the coding sequence ATGTCAAGAACAAATTTCGACCAGTTACTTCAGGCAGGTTGCCACTTTGGTCACCTCAAGCGTAAGTGGAATCCGGCAATGGCTCCTTATATCTTCATGGAGCGCAATGGTATTCACATCATCGATCTCAACAAAACAGTTGCTAAGATAGATGAAGCTGCAGAGGCATTGAAGGCAATTGCAAAGTCAGGAAAGAAGATTCTGTTTGTCGCTACTAAAAAACAAGCTAAGGATATCGTAGCTGATAAGGCCGCATCTGTTAACATGCCATACGTCAACGAGCGTTGGGCAGGTGGTATGTTGACCAACTTCCCTACCATTCGTAAGGCAGTTAAGAAAATGACAAACATCGACAAGCTGATGAACGACGGTACTTTCTCTAACCTTTCTAAGCGCGAGTTGCTGCAGGTTACACGTCAGCGCGCTAAGTTGGAGAAGAACCTTGGTTCTATTGCCGACTTGACTCGTCTGCCAAGTGCACTCTTCGTTATCGACGTAATGAAAGAGCACATCGCAGTGAAAGAGGCTAACCGTCTGGGTATTCCTGTTTTTGGTATTGTAGATACAAATTCAGATCCTAAGAACATCGACTTCGTAATCCCTGCAAACGACGATGCTAAAGACAGCGTAGAGACTATACTTACGGCTGTTTGCGGTGCTATCGCTGAGGGTCTTGAAGAGCGCAAGGCTGAGAAAGCAGACGAAAAGGCTGCTGCTGAACAGGCTGAAGAGGTTGCTGAAACCAAGAAGCGCACTCGCAAGGCACGCAAGGAAGAAGAAGCTCCTACAGCTGAAGCCGAGGCTGAAAAGGCTGAATAA
- the tsf gene encoding translation elongation factor Ts, with product MAISIEDIKKLRSMTGAGLADVKKALTEAEGDFDKAKDLLRERGLAIAAKRSDRETSNGCVLVKCVPGFAAMVAVKCETDFVAAGKDFIQLTQDILDAAVAAKCKTLDEVKALKLADGDDAATAVQHRSGITGEKMEIDGYNFLEGDNISVYDHMGRHTLATMVQLSANNEDAGHKIAMQVAAMKPVALDEASVPQSVKDEEFKVAVEKTKEEMVEKAVNAALKKAGINPAHVDSEDHIESNTKKGWLTQEDADRAREIKKTVGEEKAATLNEQMIQNIAKGRLNKFFKDNCLVDQEFQFSEGDKLSVNEWLKKQGDAKIVAYKRFTLVAE from the coding sequence ATGGCTATTTCAATAGAAGATATCAAGAAGCTTCGCAGTATGACCGGTGCTGGTTTGGCTGACGTAAAGAAGGCTCTTACAGAGGCTGAAGGCGATTTCGACAAGGCAAAAGACCTGCTCCGTGAGCGTGGTTTGGCTATCGCTGCAAAGCGTTCTGACCGTGAAACTTCTAACGGTTGCGTGCTCGTTAAGTGCGTTCCAGGTTTCGCAGCAATGGTTGCTGTGAAGTGTGAGACCGACTTTGTGGCTGCCGGTAAGGACTTCATACAGCTCACTCAGGATATTCTTGATGCGGCAGTTGCTGCAAAATGCAAGACGCTTGACGAAGTTAAAGCGCTCAAGTTGGCTGATGGTGACGACGCTGCAACAGCAGTTCAGCACCGTTCGGGTATCACCGGAGAGAAGATGGAGATAGATGGTTACAACTTCCTTGAGGGAGACAACATCTCTGTTTACGACCACATGGGCCGCCACACTTTGGCAACAATGGTTCAACTCAGCGCCAACAACGAGGACGCCGGACACAAGATTGCCATGCAGGTGGCTGCAATGAAGCCGGTTGCACTTGATGAAGCTTCGGTTCCACAGTCTGTAAAGGATGAGGAATTCAAGGTAGCTGTCGAGAAGACCAAGGAAGAAATGGTTGAAAAAGCAGTCAATGCAGCGCTCAAGAAGGCTGGCATTAATCCTGCACATGTTGACTCTGAAGACCACATTGAAAGCAACACGAAGAAGGGGTGGCTGACACAAGAGGATGCTGACAGAGCCAGAGAGATCAAGAAGACCGTAGGCGAAGAGAAGGCTGCTACACTCAATGAGCAGATGATTCAGAACATCGCTAAGGGTCGTTTGAACAAGTTCTTCAAGGATAACTGCTTGGTTGACCAGGAGTTCCAGTTCTCTGAAGGCGACAAGTTGAGCGTCAATGAATGGCTGAAGAAGCAGGGCGATGCCAAGATTGTTGCCTACAAGCGCTTCACACTCGTAGCAGAGTAA
- a CDS encoding OmpA family protein, which translates to MMKRLMTILAFAGLTITALAQETVSTKKYSVATNSFWSNWFVQVGGDYNAWYSNQEHGLGLDNGNHYGLFAKQRRTFGASVAVGKWFSPGFGLRTKLQLGKAKKVGMVGVSKLDYWTLNEHLLFNMSNLLCGYNPDRVWNVTPFIGGGVTRNESISLYAMQLSVGINSSWKLSRLLDLYAEVGWNRMEEDFDGYEGYNQRAKHHGYGWEDKDNNLYAEIGLTFKLGKSGWNKTPDTDALKTMSQSQIDDLNNKIKNANDEGDRLRNELAQAPKDDVQTKSIKEFIAMPISVFFNINRTELARLKDLVNVRALAKYAVENNSRMLVTGYADSATGTPAINQRLSEARAKRLVDELVKMGVNRSNISVAAGGGVKILEYPSYDRRATVQIVE; encoded by the coding sequence ATGATGAAAAGATTGATGACAATCCTTGCTTTTGCTGGCTTAACAATAACCGCTTTGGCACAGGAAACCGTTTCAACGAAAAAGTATAGCGTAGCTACTAATTCGTTTTGGAGCAATTGGTTTGTTCAGGTTGGCGGTGATTACAATGCTTGGTATTCCAATCAAGAGCATGGACTTGGACTTGACAATGGCAACCATTATGGTCTATTTGCAAAACAACGCCGTACGTTTGGAGCCTCTGTGGCAGTAGGAAAGTGGTTCTCTCCAGGCTTCGGTCTACGTACAAAATTACAATTGGGAAAGGCCAAGAAAGTCGGTATGGTAGGCGTATCTAAGTTGGACTATTGGACTTTGAACGAACATCTCCTGTTCAACATGAGTAACCTGCTCTGCGGTTACAATCCAGACCGCGTATGGAATGTTACACCTTTCATTGGTGGTGGCGTCACTCGTAATGAGTCCATCAGCCTCTATGCCATGCAATTGAGTGTAGGTATCAACTCTTCTTGGAAGTTAAGCCGCCTTCTCGACCTCTATGCTGAAGTGGGATGGAACCGTATGGAAGAGGATTTCGATGGCTATGAAGGCTATAATCAAAGAGCAAAACACCATGGATATGGCTGGGAAGACAAGGACAACAACCTCTATGCAGAAATTGGTTTAACATTCAAACTCGGCAAATCAGGCTGGAACAAAACCCCGGATACAGATGCTTTAAAGACTATGTCGCAATCACAGATTGATGATTTGAATAATAAAATCAAGAATGCAAACGACGAAGGAGACAGACTCCGCAATGAACTTGCTCAGGCTCCAAAGGATGATGTGCAGACTAAGAGCATCAAAGAATTCATTGCTATGCCTATTTCTGTATTCTTCAACATTAACAGAACCGAACTTGCCCGACTCAAAGACCTCGTCAATGTACGTGCACTTGCAAAATATGCAGTTGAGAACAACAGCCGTATGCTTGTCACTGGTTATGCTGACTCGGCAACAGGTACGCCTGCTATCAACCAGAGACTCTCTGAAGCTCGTGCGAAGAGACTTGTTGATGAGCTTGTCAAGATGGGCGTAAATCGCTCTAACATCAGTGTAGCAGCAGGTGGTGGTGTCAAGATATTGGAGTATCCAAGCTACGATCGCCGTGCTACTGTTCAGATTGTTGAATAA